A DNA window from SAR202 cluster bacterium contains the following coding sequences:
- a CDS encoding mismatch-specific DNA-glycosylase, with product MPSSPKSSKPTRPSRFPSPSMNTLPDYLQPGLDIVLVGINPSQISVQRGHYFANPRNRFWPAFNRSGLVPVPLSSDQDHTLPAYGIGFTDVVKRPSSQASALTPQDFRQWAPILKQKLLQSRPMIVCFHGLMACNGYLLYAENSKAKATLGLQPASIGQSTVFVVPNPSPTNAQFSLDTLVNWYKQLKTLRDQLKLTWTPPSVPS from the coding sequence ATGCCATCCTCTCCAAAGTCCTCAAAGCCAACAAGGCCTAGCCGCTTCCCCTCGCCATCCATGAACACCCTGCCCGACTATCTGCAACCCGGCCTGGACATCGTCCTCGTCGGCATCAACCCTTCCCAAATCTCCGTCCAGCGCGGCCACTACTTCGCCAACCCCCGCAATCGATTTTGGCCCGCCTTCAACCGCTCCGGCCTCGTGCCTGTCCCCCTCTCCAGCGACCAGGACCATACCCTGCCTGCCTACGGCATCGGCTTCACCGACGTCGTCAAGCGCCCCAGCAGCCAGGCCAGCGCCCTCACCCCCCAGGACTTCCGGCAGTGGGCCCCCATCCTCAAACAGAAGCTACTCCAATCCCGGCCCATGATCGTCTGCTTCCACGGCCTCATGGCCTGCAACGGCTACCTCCTCTACGCTGAAAACTCCAAGGCCAAAGCCACCCTTGGCCTCCAGCCCGCCTCCATCGGCCAGTCCACCGTCTTCGTCGTCCCTAATCCCAGCCCCACCAACGCCCAGTTCTCCCTTGACACCCTCGTCAATTGGTATAAGCAGCTAAAAACCCTCCGCGACCAGTTGAAGCTGACATGGACGCCACCCTCCGTACCTTCCTAG
- a CDS encoding heterodisulfide reductase — translation MKYAFFPGCVSRGGCPELYPSAVKVAESLGFELKEMKDVGCTGAGVLSREVSDPINARTLAKAEAKGLPMMTICSTCQGVLTQANARLQEKEYRDYINKEFLAEEGLEYKGTTQVRHMLWSVVEDYGVDKLKTLVVRPLNGLKVAPFYGCYLIRPPELMVPGAFRKTRRSALENIIEALGGEAVKSSGRTKCCGFPILTSNEENSLAMCGDHTLDAKGKGAEAMVTPCPLCHLELDGKQADAAAHKGEKIDLPVLHLPQLIGLALGFSPKELNMQRHLVSTKPVEAKLGLVEMKV, via the coding sequence ATGAAGTACGCGTTTTTTCCTGGCTGCGTGTCGCGGGGAGGGTGCCCGGAGCTATACCCATCGGCGGTGAAGGTGGCGGAGAGCCTGGGGTTCGAGCTGAAGGAGATGAAGGACGTGGGCTGCACGGGGGCGGGGGTGCTGAGCCGGGAGGTGTCTGACCCGATAAACGCGCGGACGCTGGCGAAGGCTGAGGCCAAGGGGTTGCCGATGATGACCATTTGCAGCACGTGCCAGGGGGTGCTGACGCAGGCCAACGCTCGATTGCAGGAGAAGGAATATCGAGACTATATCAACAAAGAGTTTTTGGCCGAGGAGGGACTGGAATATAAGGGGACGACGCAGGTGCGGCACATGCTGTGGTCGGTGGTAGAGGATTACGGCGTCGATAAGCTGAAGACGCTGGTGGTGAGGCCGCTGAACGGGCTGAAGGTGGCGCCCTTCTACGGATGCTATTTGATTCGACCGCCGGAACTGATGGTGCCCGGGGCCTTCAGGAAGACGCGTCGCAGCGCGCTGGAGAACATTATCGAGGCGCTGGGAGGCGAGGCGGTGAAGAGTTCGGGCCGGACGAAGTGCTGCGGGTTCCCGATATTGACGTCGAACGAAGAGAACTCGCTGGCTATGTGCGGCGACCACACACTGGACGCCAAGGGGAAGGGTGCGGAGGCGATGGTGACGCCATGTCCTCTGTGCCACCTGGAACTGGACGGGAAGCAGGCGGACGCGGCGGCGCACAAGGGCGAGAAGATCGACTTGCCTGTGTTGCATCTGCCGCAGTTGATAGGGCTGGCGCTGGGGTTTAGCCCCAAGGAGCTGAATATGCAGCGGCACCTGGTGTCGACGAAGCCGGTGGAGGCGAAGCTGGGGCTGGTGGAGATGAAGGTTTAG
- the msrA gene encoding peptide-methionine (S)-S-oxide reductase MsrA, translating into MAGKSETATLAGGCFWCLEAVFEQLAGVNKVVSGYSGGHVPNPTYSQVCSGTTGHAEAVQITFDPTVVSYKDLLNVFFTIHDPTTLNRQGGDVGTQYRSAIFYHDPAQKKAAEQAFIELTKVKLWPNPIVTQLLPSQIFYPAEAYHQGYYRANSYQPYCQLVIAPKVAKLRKQFLEKLKK; encoded by the coding sequence ATGGCAGGAAAATCGGAGACCGCAACCCTCGCAGGCGGCTGCTTCTGGTGCCTCGAAGCCGTCTTTGAGCAGCTCGCAGGCGTCAATAAAGTCGTCTCCGGCTACTCCGGCGGCCACGTTCCCAACCCCACCTACAGTCAGGTCTGCTCAGGCACGACAGGCCACGCCGAAGCCGTCCAGATCACCTTCGACCCAACCGTCGTCTCTTATAAAGACCTACTGAACGTCTTCTTCACCATCCACGACCCTACCACCCTCAACCGTCAAGGCGGCGACGTGGGTACCCAGTACCGCTCCGCCATCTTCTACCACGACCCCGCGCAAAAAAAGGCCGCCGAGCAAGCCTTCATCGAGTTAACTAAGGTCAAACTCTGGCCCAATCCCATCGTCACCCAGCTTCTGCCTTCCCAAATCTTCTACCCGGCTGAGGCCTATCACCAGGGTTACTACCGCGCCAACTCCTACCAGCCCTACTGCCAGCTAGTAATTGCCCCCAAAGTGGCCAAGCTCAGAAAGCAGTTCCTGGAAAAGCTTAAGAAGTAA
- a CDS encoding DNA-3-methyladenine glycosylase 2 family protein: MQSHSLTLTPLPPYNFELTLGHLASFQGALTADVFHDGAYQRLLDIDGKLFLATVRSSGATDNPQLHLTIQAECVTKADIRRVSQIIQWILGADPSLNGFYKMAAKDPILAPLTQKLYGLHMARTLTVFEAFVHAVTAQQIASTVARLIRGLLLETYGRRLSLDGHLYYAFPSPSAIVDGGFDRLRNLKLSARKAEYILDVATAAHTGALDLEGLRYLDDDAISQTLLSLRGVGPWTVHWLMIRALGRPDAFPAGDLALQRVVSHFYFKGRALSAKELDAFSRRWFPYRSFVTTYLFAALRRGFMAF; encoded by the coding sequence ATGCAGTCGCATTCTCTTACGCTAACCCCACTCCCTCCATATAACTTCGAATTGACCCTGGGCCACCTCGCCTCCTTCCAGGGCGCCCTTACCGCCGATGTGTTCCACGACGGCGCCTACCAGCGACTCCTAGACATCGACGGCAAACTCTTCCTCGCCACCGTCCGCTCCTCCGGCGCTACCGACAATCCCCAACTCCACCTCACCATCCAGGCTGAATGCGTCACCAAAGCCGACATCCGCCGCGTCAGTCAAATCATCCAATGGATTCTCGGCGCCGACCCCTCCCTAAACGGCTTCTACAAGATGGCCGCCAAAGATCCCATCCTCGCCCCTTTAACCCAAAAACTCTATGGCCTCCACATGGCCCGCACCCTAACCGTCTTCGAGGCCTTTGTCCACGCCGTCACCGCCCAGCAAATCGCCTCCACTGTCGCCCGCCTCATCCGAGGCCTCCTCCTGGAAACCTACGGCCGGCGGCTATCCCTAGACGGCCACCTCTACTACGCCTTCCCCTCTCCATCCGCCATCGTCGACGGCGGCTTTGACCGCCTGCGAAACCTCAAGCTCAGCGCCCGCAAGGCCGAATATATCCTCGATGTCGCCACCGCTGCCCACACTGGCGCCCTCGACCTGGAAGGCCTCCGCTACCTCGACGACGACGCCATCAGCCAGACCCTCCTCTCCCTGCGAGGCGTCGGCCCATGGACCGTCCACTGGCTCATGATCCGCGCCCTGGGCCGCCCCGACGCCTTCCCCGCCGGAGACCTCGCCCTCCAGCGCGTCGTCTCCCACTTCTATTTCAAAGGTCGCGCCCTCTCCGCCAAAGAACTAGACGCCTTCTCCCGCCGCTGGTTCCCTTACCGCTCCTTTGTCACCACCTACCTCTTCGCCGCCCTCCGCCGCGGCTTCATGGCCTTCTAG
- a CDS encoding EVE domain-containing protein — MPKYWLFKSEPNAYSYDDLVKDGVAEWDGVRNFQARNTLRDDIKKGDKVLFYHSSVDPLSIVGTAVVTREGYPDHTAWDSKSDHPDPKSTKSNPIWYMVDIKAEKRFKSPVTVEMMRSSAALKNMVVLKRGMRLSVQPVTKEEFEAVVRMGG; from the coding sequence ATGCCTAAATACTGGCTGTTCAAATCGGAGCCGAACGCGTATTCATATGACGATTTGGTGAAGGATGGGGTGGCGGAGTGGGACGGGGTGAGGAATTTTCAGGCTCGTAATACGCTGCGGGATGATATCAAGAAAGGGGACAAGGTGCTGTTTTATCACAGTAGCGTAGACCCGCTGTCGATTGTGGGGACGGCGGTGGTGACTCGGGAGGGGTACCCGGACCACACGGCGTGGGACTCGAAGTCAGACCATCCGGACCCGAAGAGCACGAAATCGAACCCCATATGGTATATGGTCGATATAAAGGCGGAGAAGCGGTTCAAGTCGCCGGTGACGGTGGAGATGATGAGATCGTCGGCGGCGCTGAAGAATATGGTGGTGCTGAAGCGGGGAATGAGGCTGTCGGTGCAGCCGGTGACGAAGGAGGAGTTTGAGGCGGTGGTGAGGATGGGAGGGTAG
- a CDS encoding 5-(carboxyamino)imidazole ribonucleotide synthase has protein sequence MTTSSPILPGSTIGILGGGQLGRMMSIAAKRMGYRVIILDPIPDSPAAQVSDGQIVALYDDIDAARRLAAASRVVTIEFENIPAATLEAIEPLVPVRPSSRVVRVCQHRIAEKTFLRDHGSPVTAFRAVKTQSDLQSSIKAIGCPSILKTATGGYDGKGQLRLDSPTQAAEAWQWLQGREAILEAFVNLDKEISVIVARSPQGQVVCYPPSENTHAHHILDTAVMPAVIPDTLLTQARDIATRIAVALDIVGLLTVEMFVAKDGRLLINELAPRPHNSGHQTFDGAITSQFEQAVRAVCGLPLGSADLYHPTAIANLLGNLWSPHEPNWQRVLAMPDIKLHLYGKSEARPGRKMGHLTASATTPQEALQKVIQARVKLST, from the coding sequence ATGACCACCTCCTCCCCCATACTCCCCGGCTCCACCATAGGCATCCTCGGCGGCGGCCAGCTAGGCCGCATGATGTCCATCGCCGCCAAACGCATGGGCTACCGAGTCATCATCCTCGATCCTATCCCTGACTCTCCCGCCGCCCAAGTCTCCGACGGCCAAATCGTCGCCCTCTATGACGACATCGATGCCGCCCGCCGCCTCGCCGCCGCCTCCCGCGTCGTCACCATCGAATTTGAAAACATTCCTGCCGCCACCCTTGAAGCCATCGAACCCCTGGTCCCCGTCCGACCCTCCAGCCGAGTCGTCCGCGTCTGCCAGCACCGCATCGCCGAAAAGACCTTCCTCCGTGACCATGGCTCCCCCGTCACCGCCTTCCGCGCCGTCAAAACCCAAAGCGACTTGCAGTCTTCTATCAAGGCTATTGGATGCCCCTCCATCCTCAAGACCGCCACCGGCGGCTACGACGGCAAAGGCCAGCTCCGCCTCGACTCCCCCACCCAGGCCGCCGAAGCCTGGCAATGGCTCCAGGGCCGAGAGGCGATCCTGGAGGCCTTTGTAAACCTCGACAAAGAAATCTCCGTCATCGTCGCCCGCAGCCCTCAAGGCCAGGTCGTCTGCTACCCTCCCTCCGAAAACACTCACGCCCACCACATCCTGGACACCGCCGTTATGCCCGCCGTGATACCTGACACCCTTCTCACCCAGGCCCGGGACATCGCCACCCGCATCGCCGTCGCCCTGGATATCGTCGGCCTGCTCACCGTTGAAATGTTCGTCGCTAAAGATGGCCGCCTCCTAATCAACGAACTCGCCCCCCGACCCCACAACTCCGGCCACCAGACCTTCGACGGCGCTATCACCTCCCAATTCGAGCAAGCCGTCCGCGCCGTCTGCGGCCTCCCCCTCGGCTCCGCCGACCTCTACCACCCCACCGCCATCGCCAACCTCCTCGGCAACCTCTGGTCCCCCCATGAACCCAACTGGCAACGCGTCCTCGCTATGCCTGACATCAAACTCCACCTCTACGGCAAATCAGAA
- a CDS encoding MarR family transcriptional regulator has protein sequence MPAKKPNRRLSAWQTFLQTHALVVRKLEREMEDLQGTPLTWYDVLLHLKNAPGGRLRMQTLARHVVLTRSGLTRLIDRMEAHGQVRREDCPEDRRGSFAVITPLGLQVQKNCATLHLRGIRNHFTRHLSNSDLDALHAILSKVLKANKA, from the coding sequence ATGCCTGCCAAAAAACCCAACCGACGCCTCTCCGCCTGGCAGACCTTCCTTCAGACCCATGCCCTCGTCGTCAGAAAGCTGGAGCGCGAAATGGAGGACCTCCAGGGCACACCTCTCACCTGGTATGACGTCCTCCTCCACCTCAAAAACGCCCCCGGTGGCCGCCTCCGTATGCAGACCCTCGCTCGTCACGTCGTCCTCACTCGCAGCGGCCTCACACGCCTCATCGACCGCATGGAAGCTCACGGTCAGGTCCGCCGAGAGGACTGCCCTGAAGATCGGCGCGGCTCCTTCGCCGTCATTACCCCCCTCGGCCTCCAGGTCCAGAAGAACTGCGCCACCCTCCATCTCCGCGGTATCCGTAACCACTTCACTCGCCACCTCTCCAATTCCGATTTGGACGCTCTTCATGCCATCCTCTCCAAAGTCCTCAAAGCCAACAAGGCCTAG
- a CDS encoding FAD-binding protein, whose product MREGTLERRNELPQHDVVVVGGGMAGMRAALAAKAAGAEVAMVSKQHPMRSMSSGVHGGINAALKKGDSWEGHAQDTILVGAYLNDQDAVEALCKDAPGDVIALEHMGVVFSRNGEGRIDLAALPGSGKARTAYAGDTTGHIIQQVLFEQILRHQIPVYEEWFVEALVVEEGVCRGVAARDTKSGKLEAFTSKATILATGGFGRVYAPSTASLLATGDGVVLAYRAGAALRDMEMAQFAPTTLKSRGLLITDMARALGGKLADKGGNEVVRAGATRDAASRAAAEAISAGRGENGYVFLDLRGVDKKVLSGRLPETRMMLKDLEGLDPSKDLIPVKPAMHRPIGGVKTDAHGATSVAGLYAAGECASNGAHGAGRLGGNSILDSVVFGRRAGESAVGHAKEERGGAPMVGDVMKGLESSLASASGDILPGVIARELSSVMNGKVGIKRDASGLKEASKAIEVLRERYGRAGAKNAAQYREVGNMLDLASAIVASSLARGESRGSHYRSDFPNRDDRNWLKHTVVNFSSEGPKVGTEAVKITKWKPKG is encoded by the coding sequence ATGAGGGAAGGGACATTAGAGAGGAGAAATGAGTTGCCGCAGCATGATGTAGTTGTAGTTGGGGGTGGAATGGCGGGGATGAGGGCCGCGCTGGCGGCGAAGGCCGCGGGGGCGGAAGTGGCGATGGTTTCCAAGCAACATCCGATGCGCAGCATGTCGTCGGGAGTGCATGGGGGGATAAACGCGGCACTGAAGAAGGGGGACTCGTGGGAGGGGCACGCGCAGGACACGATTTTAGTGGGGGCGTATTTGAATGACCAGGATGCGGTGGAGGCGCTATGCAAGGACGCGCCGGGGGATGTCATTGCGCTGGAACACATGGGCGTGGTGTTCAGCCGGAACGGGGAGGGTCGGATAGACCTAGCCGCGCTGCCTGGGTCTGGGAAGGCGAGGACGGCGTACGCGGGTGACACGACGGGGCATATTATCCAGCAGGTTTTATTTGAACAGATATTGAGGCACCAGATACCGGTGTATGAGGAGTGGTTCGTCGAGGCGCTGGTAGTGGAGGAGGGGGTGTGCAGGGGGGTGGCAGCCAGGGATACGAAGAGCGGGAAGCTGGAGGCGTTCACATCTAAGGCGACGATACTGGCGACGGGGGGCTTCGGGAGGGTGTACGCGCCCAGCACGGCGTCGCTGCTGGCGACGGGGGACGGGGTGGTGCTGGCGTATAGAGCGGGGGCGGCGCTGCGGGACATGGAGATGGCGCAGTTCGCGCCGACGACGCTGAAGAGCCGAGGACTGCTGATTACTGACATGGCGCGAGCTTTGGGGGGGAAGCTGGCGGACAAGGGCGGGAATGAAGTCGTGAGGGCGGGAGCGACTCGGGATGCGGCATCGAGGGCGGCGGCGGAGGCGATATCGGCGGGCCGAGGAGAGAACGGGTATGTGTTTTTGGACCTCCGGGGAGTCGATAAAAAGGTATTGTCGGGCCGACTGCCGGAGACTCGAATGATGCTGAAGGACCTGGAGGGGCTGGACCCGTCGAAGGACTTGATACCGGTGAAGCCGGCGATGCACCGGCCCATCGGTGGGGTAAAGACGGATGCGCATGGGGCGACCAGTGTGGCAGGGCTATATGCGGCTGGAGAGTGCGCCAGCAACGGGGCGCATGGGGCGGGCCGGCTGGGAGGGAATTCGATTTTGGATAGCGTGGTGTTTGGTCGCCGGGCGGGGGAGTCGGCGGTGGGGCATGCGAAGGAGGAGAGAGGTGGAGCGCCGATGGTGGGAGACGTGATGAAGGGACTGGAGAGCAGCCTGGCGTCGGCCAGCGGAGATATTTTGCCGGGGGTAATAGCGCGGGAGCTGTCGTCGGTGATGAATGGGAAGGTGGGAATCAAGAGGGATGCATCGGGGCTGAAGGAGGCGTCGAAGGCGATAGAGGTGCTGAGGGAGAGGTATGGGCGGGCGGGGGCGAAGAACGCGGCGCAATATCGAGAAGTGGGGAATATGCTGGACTTGGCGTCAGCGATAGTGGCGTCGTCGTTGGCGAGGGGGGAGAGCCGGGGAAGCCACTATCGGTCGGACTTTCCGAATCGGGATGATAGAAACTGGCTGAAGCATACGGTGGTGAATTTTTCGTCGGAGGGGCCAAAGGTGGGGACTGAGGCGGTGAAGATTACGAAGTGGAAGCCAAAAGGGTAG
- the thpR gene encoding RNA 2',3'-cyclic phosphodiesterase yields the protein MDATLRTFLAVDLPPGAKAALASLIARLKSAGLNSVRWVNLDTIHLTLKFMPETRPSDVERILTASKQALRSTQPFPLFLTRLGAFPNLRSPRVLWVGVEGDLPTLQHTQSTLESHVSPLGYPSDPRGFNPHITIGRLRDSIPPQSRSLIEPLIESEPSLGNLSWTAKELIYIHSTLTPQGPIYRTLGSIPLNLSS from the coding sequence ATGGACGCCACCCTCCGTACCTTCCTAGCCGTCGACTTACCCCCAGGCGCCAAGGCGGCCCTGGCCTCTCTCATCGCCAGGCTTAAATCCGCCGGCCTCAACTCCGTCCGATGGGTCAACCTCGATACTATCCACCTCACCCTAAAATTCATGCCCGAGACCCGCCCCTCCGATGTTGAGCGCATCCTCACCGCCTCCAAACAAGCCCTCCGCAGCACCCAGCCCTTTCCCCTCTTCTTAACCCGCCTCGGCGCCTTCCCCAACCTCCGCAGCCCTCGAGTCCTCTGGGTCGGCGTCGAAGGCGACCTCCCCACCCTCCAACACACCCAATCTACCCTCGAGTCCCACGTCTCTCCCCTCGGCTACCCCTCCGACCCCCGCGGCTTCAACCCCCACATCACCATAGGCCGCCTCCGAGACTCCATCCCACCTCAATCCCGCTCCCTCATCGAACCCCTCATAGAATCAGAACCTAGCCTCGGCAATCTATCCTGGACAGCCAAGGAACTCATCTACATCCACAGCACCCTCACGCCCCAAGGCCCCATCTACCGCACCCTCGGCTCCATCCCCCTCAACTTGTCATCCTGA
- the purE gene encoding 5-(carboxyamino)imidazole ribonucleotide mutase, whose translation MDNPLVGVIMGSKSDWETMSHTVNTLKELGIPHEARVVSAHRTPDWMFEYASTAEKRGLEVIIAGAGGAAHLPGMTASKTLIPVLAVPIQTHALNGMDSLLSMVQMPGGIPVGTLAIGRSGAINAALFAAAILGNKRPEIRQRLRAYRQSQSDSVYNDRLSLEQGKTLA comes from the coding sequence ATGGACAACCCCCTTGTGGGCGTCATCATGGGCAGCAAGTCAGACTGGGAGACCATGTCCCACACCGTCAATACACTCAAAGAACTCGGCATCCCCCATGAGGCACGCGTCGTCTCCGCCCACCGTACCCCCGACTGGATGTTTGAATACGCCTCCACCGCTGAAAAACGTGGCCTGGAAGTCATCATCGCCGGTGCCGGCGGCGCCGCCCACCTCCCCGGCATGACCGCCTCCAAGACTCTTATCCCTGTCCTCGCCGTCCCCATCCAGACCCACGCCCTCAACGGCATGGACTCCCTCCTCTCCATGGTCCAAATGCCCGGCGGCATCCCTGTCGGAACCCTCGCCATTGGGCGGTCTGGCGCCATCAACGCCGCCTTGTTCGCTGCCGCCATCCTCGGCAACAAGCGCCCCGAAATCCGCCAGCGTCTCCGCGCCTACCGCCAGTCCCAGTCCGACTCCGTCTACAACGATCGCCTCTCCCTAGAACAAGGCAAAACCCTCGCCTAA
- a CDS encoding 2'-deoxycytidine 5'-triphosphate deaminase has product MTTPSPKTTGVWPAHFIDDAITHGHVRPHGALPPIPPENIQPASLDLRLGEVAHLLQCSFIPGAESVTSKLRHLSMGQIRLDQPEGAILHKDQAYLIPLMEELALPDCLKARANPKSSTGRLDIFTRVITDHGHQFDEIKEGYHGRLFLELVSRTFTIKVKSGLSLNQIRFIQGNPNVTPQKILREPASESLLYDDSKPLDLEAHQAINSDGILLSVDLKGSPAAATVGYKARAHASLLDLSARTKYRPEDYWDEIKPDRAGKLILEPEVFYLLISSEKVRIPPGYAAEMAAYEPTSGELRTHYAGFFDPGFGVYPKDKPQGTKAVMEVRARDVAFMIEHGQKVCKLRFEKMAARPKKLYGLQIGSFYQGQNLILSKHFVPASAIGQQIAGIS; this is encoded by the coding sequence ATGACCACTCCATCCCCCAAGACCACAGGCGTCTGGCCCGCCCATTTCATCGACGACGCCATCACCCACGGCCACGTCCGACCCCACGGCGCCCTCCCTCCCATCCCGCCCGAAAATATCCAGCCCGCCAGCCTTGACCTCCGCCTCGGCGAAGTCGCCCACCTCCTCCAGTGCAGCTTCATCCCCGGCGCCGAATCCGTCACCTCCAAGCTGCGACACCTCTCTATGGGCCAAATCCGCCTCGACCAGCCTGAAGGCGCCATCCTCCATAAAGACCAGGCCTATCTAATCCCCCTCATGGAAGAACTAGCCCTCCCCGACTGCCTCAAAGCCCGCGCCAACCCCAAAAGCTCCACCGGCAGGCTGGACATCTTCACCCGCGTCATCACCGACCACGGCCATCAGTTCGACGAAATTAAAGAAGGCTACCACGGTCGCCTGTTTTTAGAGCTCGTATCCCGCACCTTCACCATCAAGGTCAAAAGCGGACTTTCCCTAAACCAGATCCGCTTCATCCAGGGCAACCCCAACGTCACGCCCCAAAAAATCCTCCGCGAGCCCGCCTCCGAATCCCTTCTCTATGACGACTCTAAGCCCCTCGACCTCGAGGCCCACCAGGCCATCAACAGCGACGGCATCCTCCTCAGCGTTGACCTCAAAGGCTCGCCCGCTGCCGCCACCGTCGGCTACAAAGCCCGCGCCCACGCCTCCCTCCTCGACTTAAGCGCCCGGACTAAATACCGGCCCGAGGACTACTGGGATGAAATCAAGCCCGACCGCGCCGGCAAGCTAATTCTCGAACCCGAAGTCTTCTACCTCCTTATCTCCTCCGAAAAAGTCCGCATCCCCCCCGGCTACGCCGCTGAAATGGCCGCTTATGAACCCACCAGCGGCGAGCTCCGCACCCACTATGCCGGCTTCTTCGACCCAGGTTTCGGCGTCTACCCCAAGGACAAGCCCCAGGGCACCAAAGCAGTCATGGAAGTGCGCGCCCGCGACGTCGCCTTCATGATCGAGCACGGCCAAAAAGTTTGCAAACTCCGCTTCGAAAAAATGGCCGCCCGCCCCAAAAAACTCTACGGCCTACAAATCGGCTCCTTCTACCAGGGCCAGAACCTCATCCTCAGCAAACACTTCGTCCCCGCCAGCGCCATCGGCCAGCAAATCGCCGGCATCTCCTAA
- the ybeY gene encoding rRNA maturation RNase YbeY, with product MPARLVISLSSPPALRPLLRRTARAALHLAHPDPTSLSIAVVDDATIRRLNRDFRGEDKVTDVLSFSPTHSGPWQGDTTPTPTPDPTFPLLPDEGPPPLGEVVISLSQAQRQANRARHPIERELALLTIHGILHLLGHDHQTPTQKKKMWALQDQALKHLFKDLPAAK from the coding sequence ATGCCAGCACGCCTAGTCATCTCCCTCTCCTCCCCTCCCGCCCTCCGTCCCCTCCTCCGCCGCACCGCCCGCGCCGCCCTTCACCTCGCCCACCCTGACCCCACCTCCCTCTCCATCGCCGTCGTCGACGACGCCACCATCCGTCGCCTCAACCGCGACTTCCGCGGCGAAGACAAAGTCACCGACGTCCTCTCCTTCTCCCCTACTCACTCCGGCCCCTGGCAGGGGGACACCACCCCTACCCCAACCCCCGACCCTACTTTCCCCCTTCTCCCCGACGAGGGACCTCCCCCCCTCGGCGAAGTCGTCATCTCCCTCTCTCAAGCCCAGAGACAAGCCAACCGCGCCCGCCACCCCATAGAACGAGAACTCGCCCTCCTCACCATCCACGGCATCCTCCACCTCCTCGGCCACGACCATCAGACCCCCACCCAAAAAAAGAAAATGTGGGCGCTGCAAGACCAGGCCCTCAAACATCTCTTCAAAGACCTGCCTGCTGCAAAATGA